One window from the genome of Leptospira broomii serovar Hurstbridge str. 5399 encodes:
- a CDS encoding ammonium transporter — protein sequence MKSVKKILPFLILVIPALVWGQDATPAAAAPVPTLDKGDTAWMIVASAFVFFMIPGLALFYGGLVRSKNVLSTMMHSFIAILVLTLQWTIFGYSFAFSGDNPYFGDFALAFLNGIDENTLELTVPKYVHFLFQGMFALITPALISGAIAERVKLSGYIAFILLWATFVYDPVAHWVWAGSGWLFKMSALDFAGGTVVHLISGIAGLAAAIVIGKRKGEGISLVQPNNLTYTLIGAGLLWFGWFGFNAGSGLATNGIAARAFVVTLIAPAAAGVAWLAIEYLHTKKATALGAASGIVAGLVVITPASGFVGPVGSIYMGLIVAPICYGAILLKGKLGYDDSLDAFGIHGVGGAIGAILTGVFTLTLGAGVASKGDQIVVQLISVVATGGYSFIVSLILAFVIEKTIGFRISEEKEIAGLDSEIHGEKGYIL from the coding sequence ATGAAATCGGTTAAAAAAATTCTTCCGTTCCTGATCCTCGTGATTCCAGCCCTAGTATGGGGCCAGGACGCAACTCCTGCTGCCGCAGCTCCCGTGCCGACCTTGGATAAAGGTGATACTGCATGGATGATCGTAGCTTCAGCTTTCGTGTTCTTTATGATCCCCGGCCTCGCCTTGTTCTATGGCGGTCTGGTAAGATCTAAGAACGTTCTTTCCACAATGATGCATAGCTTTATCGCTATTCTCGTATTGACACTGCAGTGGACTATCTTCGGATACAGCTTTGCTTTTTCCGGGGATAATCCTTACTTTGGCGACTTTGCGCTCGCGTTTTTGAACGGAATAGATGAAAATACTTTGGAACTAACCGTTCCAAAATACGTTCACTTCTTGTTTCAAGGAATGTTCGCATTGATCACGCCTGCACTGATTTCAGGTGCGATTGCAGAGCGAGTTAAGCTTTCAGGATACATTGCTTTCATTCTGCTTTGGGCGACATTCGTTTACGATCCTGTCGCGCACTGGGTATGGGCCGGTTCAGGTTGGTTATTTAAAATGAGCGCCCTTGACTTTGCAGGAGGAACCGTCGTTCACTTGATCTCCGGTATTGCAGGATTGGCAGCGGCCATCGTTATCGGAAAACGTAAAGGAGAAGGTATTTCCCTTGTTCAACCGAATAATTTGACTTACACCTTGATCGGTGCCGGTTTACTATGGTTCGGTTGGTTTGGATTCAACGCAGGTTCAGGACTTGCTACTAACGGTATTGCTGCTCGTGCATTCGTGGTAACATTGATTGCTCCAGCTGCTGCGGGTGTTGCATGGTTAGCGATCGAGTATTTACATACTAAGAAAGCGACTGCACTTGGCGCCGCTTCCGGTATTGTAGCAGGCCTCGTCGTTATTACCCCTGCTTCAGGCTTTGTCGGTCCGGTAGGATCCATCTATATGGGCTTGATTGTCGCTCCGATATGTTACGGTGCGATTCTTCTTAAAGGCAAACTCGGATACGATGACTCTCTTGATGCATTCGGTATTCACGGAGTCGGCGGTGCGATCGGTGCCATTCTAACGGGTGTATTCACTCTTACGTTAGGAGCAGGAGTTGCTAGCAAGGGAGATCAGATCGTAGTTCAGTTGATTAGCGTCGTAGCTACCGGCGGCTACTCGTTCATCGTTTCCCTCATATTAGCTTTCGTTATCGAGAAAACTATTGGATTCAGAATTTCCGAAGAGAAGGAAATCGCGGGTCTAGATTCGGAAATTCACGGAGAGAAGGGTTATATTCTTTAA
- the prmC gene encoding peptide chain release factor N(5)-glutamine methyltransferase, protein MPDPQDNVLNLLKKSEEFLKKKNIPSARLDAELLLADLLKIPRVKLYVDFERPLSTEEKDAYRERIVERSRFRPTAYIIGRKAFFDSDFFIDNTVLIPRPETEELVAWILEEFPDKNSRLKFLDLCSGSGCIGISLAKARADWSPSFSDISQEASKISERNGLEILGNERTMDFFIGDLLAPVPTILSFDFIVANPPYIPESEKTEIMQDVIGYEPHIALFVSNFKEFHAKLLKETLAYLPKGGKLYLETHPEYSQWLSEEALSVGYSEALIRKDLSHKNRFLRLTK, encoded by the coding sequence ATGCCGGATCCTCAGGATAACGTCCTTAATTTACTAAAGAAGTCGGAAGAATTTCTTAAGAAAAAGAATATTCCCTCCGCTCGATTAGACGCAGAATTATTATTGGCAGACCTCCTCAAGATTCCTCGCGTAAAGTTATATGTGGATTTTGAACGTCCGCTTTCGACTGAAGAGAAAGACGCATATCGGGAAAGAATAGTGGAACGTTCTAGATTCCGCCCGACGGCTTATATTATCGGAAGAAAGGCATTCTTCGATTCGGATTTCTTCATAGATAATACCGTGCTGATTCCGAGACCGGAAACGGAGGAATTGGTGGCTTGGATACTGGAAGAATTTCCGGATAAGAACAGTCGGCTAAAATTTTTAGATCTTTGTTCCGGAAGCGGATGTATAGGAATTAGCCTCGCGAAGGCAAGAGCCGATTGGTCTCCAAGTTTCTCCGATATTTCTCAAGAAGCTTCCAAAATCTCCGAGCGGAACGGATTGGAAATTCTTGGAAATGAACGCACGATGGACTTCTTCATCGGGGATTTACTCGCCCCCGTACCTACGATTCTCTCTTTCGATTTTATCGTCGCAAATCCCCCTTATATTCCTGAATCCGAAAAGACTGAAATAATGCAAGATGTGATCGGCTACGAACCGCATATCGCTCTCTTTGTGTCGAATTTCAAAGAATTCCATGCAAAACTTCTAAAGGAAACATTAGCTTACCTACCGAAGGGCGGAAAACTTTATTTAGAGACTCATCCGGAATATTCGCAATGGCTATCCGAAGAAGCCCTTTCCGTCGGGTATTCGGAAGCATTGATCCGGAAAGATCTATCTCATAAAAATAGATTCCTTCGCTTAACGAAATAA
- a CDS encoding GlmU family protein: MARVQRILIDEREIPSGLKALTRVRSFTEIRDGILTPLERLKAQYGDAKFFYAHSLPIFEKAFLERNSRINIYDGRDVDLIITPEEFLPWKLIDGTGRSIEQDIDLNKDLRKWIRKLKVKSGDFQIVGKSKHLHVHPSASIFPGVVIDVTSGPVIIDKDVKITSFSFLEGPLYIGPSARIDNARITGGTTIGQACRIGGEVGESIILDYSNKHHEGFLGHSVVGSWVNIGALATTSDLKNNYGIVKIKEEDVECNTGSIKFGSIIGDYSKVGIGVMLNTGTVIDFGCNVVSSRVGGYLPPFSWVNGEPYILDLFLRDSRKIMARRNRELSSSESELIRVLYETKVRK; the protein is encoded by the coding sequence ATGGCTAGGGTCCAAAGAATCCTAATCGATGAGAGGGAAATTCCTTCCGGTTTAAAGGCTTTAACGAGAGTTAGGTCTTTCACCGAAATTCGCGACGGAATTCTAACACCCTTAGAGCGATTAAAGGCCCAATACGGAGACGCAAAATTCTTCTATGCTCATTCTCTCCCTATATTCGAAAAAGCTTTTTTAGAGCGGAATTCAAGAATCAACATCTACGACGGTCGCGACGTGGATTTGATTATTACTCCCGAAGAATTTCTGCCATGGAAATTAATAGACGGTACCGGTCGCTCGATCGAGCAGGATATCGATTTAAATAAGGATCTAAGAAAGTGGATTCGAAAATTAAAGGTGAAATCCGGAGATTTTCAAATCGTAGGAAAATCAAAGCATTTACACGTACATCCTTCGGCCAGTATTTTTCCGGGAGTCGTTATCGATGTCACGTCAGGGCCCGTCATTATCGATAAGGACGTAAAAATCACTTCCTTTTCTTTTTTAGAAGGTCCGCTGTACATTGGTCCGAGCGCTCGAATCGATAACGCAAGAATCACAGGCGGCACGACAATCGGGCAAGCTTGTAGAATAGGCGGGGAGGTCGGCGAAAGTATTATATTAGATTATTCTAATAAGCATCACGAAGGGTTTCTCGGCCATTCCGTCGTCGGAAGCTGGGTGAATATCGGAGCCCTGGCTACTACTTCCGATTTAAAAAACAATTACGGTATCGTAAAAATCAAGGAAGAAGACGTCGAATGCAATACCGGGTCCATAAAATTCGGATCCATTATCGGCGACTATTCGAAAGTCGGAATAGGCGTAATGTTGAATACGGGTACCGTGATCGATTTCGGTTGTAATGTAGTCTCTTCGCGAGTTGGAGGTTATCTTCCTCCCTTCTCATGGGTTAATGGAGAACCGTACATACTGGATTTATTTTTGCGCGACTCTAGGAAGATCATGGCTCGCCGCAACCGGGAACTTTCTTCTTCCGAATCCGAACTCATCCGAGTTCTTTACGAAACTAAAGTACGTAAGTAA
- a CDS encoding cyclic nucleotide-binding domain-containing protein, producing the protein MAGPIIRNYKGGSIIYFEKDRSEDIYVLRNGRVVLTYTAIDTGYEVKEDVRLGEFFGVKSALGKYPREETAQVVGGATVLVFKLHEFEIFVSEKTHLILKMMKVFSSQLRQVHKKLREILGQAEARNPAFELMNVAEVFYKNTNFEHAAYAFSKYLEHYSSGPYAGRAAELLDLARKGNPYPINMPPLVYDAGSAPRMTQENLQNIMKPAAEKSSVGSGVDNSITSLYNRAHTFLNVGKFEEAIGIFKDLTGRNDFKYDTEKKLVDNALFQMGVCFLKLSNLETASNTFSTYIKKHPSGESVKESLFHLAEIAEQQGDRQRAGMLFGKVALLPPERDSLSQKARQKAKELSA; encoded by the coding sequence TTGGCTGGGCCCATAATCCGGAATTATAAAGGCGGCTCCATAATTTATTTCGAGAAAGATCGGTCTGAGGATATCTATGTCCTGAGGAACGGTCGAGTCGTACTTACGTACACTGCAATCGATACCGGTTATGAAGTGAAAGAAGACGTAAGACTAGGCGAATTCTTTGGAGTCAAATCGGCCTTGGGAAAATACCCAAGGGAAGAGACGGCGCAGGTCGTAGGTGGGGCTACCGTATTGGTATTCAAGCTCCACGAGTTCGAAATCTTTGTTTCGGAAAAAACTCACCTCATTCTTAAAATGATGAAGGTTTTCTCTAGCCAATTACGCCAGGTTCATAAGAAATTGAGAGAAATTCTAGGTCAGGCTGAAGCGCGGAACCCCGCTTTCGAGCTGATGAACGTTGCGGAAGTATTTTATAAAAATACTAACTTCGAGCATGCCGCGTACGCATTTTCAAAATATTTGGAGCATTACTCAAGCGGGCCTTACGCTGGTAGAGCGGCCGAACTCTTAGATCTGGCAAGAAAAGGAAACCCCTACCCGATTAACATGCCCCCGCTCGTATACGATGCGGGTTCTGCCCCTCGCATGACTCAGGAAAACTTGCAAAATATTATGAAACCGGCTGCTGAGAAATCCAGTGTAGGATCGGGAGTGGATAATTCGATTACTTCGCTTTATAATAGGGCTCATACGTTCTTGAATGTCGGTAAATTCGAAGAAGCTATCGGAATTTTCAAAGATTTGACCGGTCGAAACGACTTTAAATATGACACCGAGAAAAAACTTGTGGATAATGCTCTCTTCCAAATGGGAGTCTGCTTTCTCAAGTTGAGTAACTTGGAGACTGCAAGTAACACGTTTTCTACGTATATTAAAAAACATCCTTCCGGCGAATCCGTCAAAGAATCCTTGTTTCATTTGGCTGAAATAGCGGAACAACAGGGTGATCGCCAGAGAGCCGGTATGCTATTCGGCAAAGTCGCCCTACTCCCTCCTGAACGGGATAGTCTCTCCCAAAAAGCCCGGCAAAAGGCCAAGGAGCTTAGCGCTTAA
- a CDS encoding Crp/Fnr family transcriptional regulator, translating into MDLMLESMFSKFGKTYDPNQIIFCENEPGNDFYLIQTGKVKITKTVGTSIKTLDILEQGDIFGEMAILEEQPRSATAIAISEVKVLNFNRANFELLLTKNPTLALKILTIFSVRIYDAKRRLLILLLDDITGKVADVFLMLYEKMHTHTDFKEVVLNITVEDVADWCAQPVGEVQKVVNQFAKSGKIEIYSDKIVIHNINDFQRIVSQKRKPS; encoded by the coding sequence ATGGATCTGATGCTTGAATCCATGTTTTCCAAGTTCGGAAAGACGTATGATCCGAACCAGATTATTTTTTGCGAAAACGAACCTGGAAACGACTTTTACCTGATTCAAACCGGGAAAGTGAAAATCACTAAAACCGTCGGGACTTCCATCAAAACTTTGGATATTCTCGAACAGGGGGACATCTTCGGCGAAATGGCGATATTGGAAGAACAGCCTCGTAGCGCCACGGCGATCGCTATTTCCGAAGTGAAGGTTTTGAATTTTAATAGAGCGAACTTCGAATTGCTTTTAACTAAAAACCCGACTCTGGCGCTCAAGATTCTCACGATTTTTTCGGTTCGTATTTACGATGCAAAACGACGTCTTCTTATATTATTATTAGATGATATTACGGGCAAAGTCGCCGACGTATTCCTAATGCTTTACGAAAAAATGCACACTCACACGGACTTTAAGGAAGTCGTGTTGAACATTACCGTGGAGGATGTTGCGGATTGGTGCGCACAACCGGTAGGCGAGGTCCAAAAGGTCGTTAATCAATTCGCAAAAAGCGGTAAAATCGAGATCTATTCCGATAAAATCGTTATTCACAATATTAACGACTTTCAAAGAATAGTCTCCCAGAAGCGCAAACCGTCGTAA
- a CDS encoding LIC_10271 family cell wall hydrolase, with protein MCECFRIRSILLSLTAGILLLISQPSEGGTRSPSESHTVQLKETAFSIAKKHGIDWRLLLEWNGKKESDGLRKGEVLRLPPDPSKGSTPKGEPIGLGTVSTRPKFRKPLDRLPPVALPFSKVSYYPNKGVLFKAGRHKEVRTVSEGKVVVVDQMDGYRKYIILEHGGGYSTIYANLRSVGVKEGDSVKKGAAVGELEEGRGLYFQINQGSKAMDPIPFISH; from the coding sequence ATGTGCGAATGCTTCCGAATCCGTTCGATTTTGCTTTCACTTACGGCCGGAATTCTACTTTTAATCTCGCAACCGTCCGAAGGCGGCACTCGTTCGCCCTCGGAATCCCATACCGTCCAGCTCAAGGAGACTGCATTTTCCATCGCCAAAAAGCATGGAATCGATTGGCGCCTTCTCCTTGAATGGAATGGCAAGAAAGAATCCGACGGATTACGAAAAGGAGAAGTCTTAAGATTGCCTCCCGATCCGTCCAAAGGTTCAACACCAAAAGGAGAACCGATAGGACTCGGAACAGTATCGACTCGACCTAAATTTAGGAAACCGTTGGATAGGCTTCCGCCGGTTGCACTTCCCTTTTCAAAAGTAAGTTATTATCCGAATAAGGGAGTATTATTCAAAGCGGGAAGACATAAAGAAGTGCGGACAGTGTCCGAGGGAAAGGTTGTTGTGGTGGACCAAATGGACGGCTACAGGAAATATATTATTTTAGAGCATGGCGGGGGGTATTCCACTATCTATGCGAATTTACGTTCCGTTGGCGTTAAAGAAGGGGATAGTGTAAAAAAAGGCGCAGCTGTCGGCGAATTAGAAGAAGGGAGAGGACTGTATTTTCAGATCAATCAAGGATCGAAAGCTATGGACCCGATACCTTTCATTAGCCATTAA
- a CDS encoding amidohydrolase family protein, with translation MEWEIINARAVTPVGILENATIRVRDGRIASIRKGRPSDNLPIRLNLGGMFVYPGLINAHDHLLGSYLPKVGTNRPYPNWLPWDNDLKSSVVFAERQQLEPEQLYFLGSYKNLISGVTSVQDHIPHFVQEPFVDQVPVRILNRYTLAHSICSYSLGWGDGPTIEYERAKKEDLPFVTHIGEGFDEESENSVQILESLGGLGEHSVLVHGIAFDEADIQAIAKAKAHFVWCPESNLYMFGKTTAIRAILEAGINVSLGTDSPLSGSLNILDEIKNARSFFRKEYGEDLDPKMIFQMVTSNPAKAFRISKDLGSLEEGKIADILVLSSEKEDAYEALCSADLDSIRLVIKDGKPAYGDLTLKEFFDETGILGREIRIAGTDKYLAGDPLGLVESVTRALGYKKDLAFFPIG, from the coding sequence ATGGAATGGGAAATTATTAATGCAAGAGCAGTGACTCCCGTAGGAATCCTTGAAAACGCGACGATTCGCGTAAGGGACGGGAGAATCGCGTCCATCCGTAAGGGAAGACCTTCCGATAATCTCCCGATTCGTTTGAATCTAGGCGGGATGTTCGTTTATCCAGGATTAATCAACGCTCACGATCACCTGCTCGGTTCCTATCTTCCAAAGGTAGGAACTAATCGTCCGTATCCGAACTGGCTTCCTTGGGACAACGACCTCAAATCCTCAGTCGTCTTTGCCGAACGCCAACAATTGGAACCGGAACAATTATACTTTTTAGGATCTTATAAAAATTTAATTAGCGGAGTCACCTCGGTCCAAGATCATATTCCGCATTTCGTGCAGGAACCCTTCGTCGATCAGGTCCCGGTTCGTATCCTGAATCGATATACTCTCGCTCACAGCATCTGCTCTTATTCGCTAGGCTGGGGTGATGGTCCCACAATCGAATATGAAAGGGCCAAAAAAGAAGATTTGCCTTTCGTAACTCACATAGGCGAAGGATTCGACGAAGAATCCGAAAATTCCGTCCAAATCCTGGAGTCTCTGGGAGGTTTGGGAGAGCACAGTGTATTAGTACATGGAATCGCCTTCGACGAAGCGGACATACAAGCCATAGCAAAAGCTAAAGCGCATTTCGTCTGGTGTCCGGAATCAAATCTTTATATGTTCGGAAAAACGACTGCAATTCGAGCTATTTTAGAGGCCGGGATCAATGTCAGCTTGGGTACGGATTCCCCCCTATCCGGTTCCTTGAACATCTTAGATGAAATTAAAAATGCCCGATCATTTTTTAGGAAAGAATACGGAGAAGATCTGGATCCAAAGATGATTTTCCAAATGGTTACGTCCAATCCGGCAAAAGCGTTCCGAATCTCGAAGGATTTGGGAAGTTTAGAGGAAGGAAAAATTGCAGATATCTTGGTGCTTTCCTCAGAAAAGGAAGACGCCTACGAAGCGCTCTGCTCTGCTGACTTGGACTCGATACGATTAGTTATCAAAGATGGAAAACCGGCATATGGGGATCTAACTTTGAAAGAATTTTTCGACGAAACTGGAATTCTTGGACGCGAAATAAGGATCGCGGGAACCGATAAATACCTTGCAGGAGATCCCCTAGGGTTGGTAGAATCGGTCACTCGCGCCCTTGGTTACAAAAAGGATTTGGCATTTTTTCCCATCGGGTGA
- a CDS encoding P-II family nitrogen regulator: MKLIVAIIQPHKLEEVKAELTKNEIYRLTVSDVQGYGQQKGKTEVFRGHEYQVNLLRKVRLEIAVNDEFVKPTVDAILKAAKTGDGKIGDGKILILPLEDVIRIRTGERGSSAI, encoded by the coding sequence ATGAAATTAATCGTAGCAATTATCCAGCCCCATAAACTGGAAGAAGTCAAAGCCGAGCTGACAAAGAACGAGATCTATAGGCTTACGGTCAGCGACGTGCAAGGCTACGGGCAGCAGAAAGGTAAGACCGAAGTCTTCCGCGGTCATGAATACCAAGTAAACCTTCTTCGCAAGGTAAGATTGGAAATCGCGGTAAACGACGAGTTTGTTAAGCCTACTGTGGATGCCATCTTGAAAGCGGCAAAAACCGGCGACGGAAAAATCGGCGACGGAAAAATCCTGATTCTTCCGCTCGAGGATGTTATCCGCATCCGTACCGGCGAAAGAGGAAGCTCCGCTATCTAA
- the glmS gene encoding glutamine--fructose-6-phosphate transaminase (isomerizing), translated as MCGIVGYAGDKNVESVLVVGLISLEYRGYDSAGIAVLDKGEIQVRKQKGKIKDLENYLKEHPVRGNVGIGHTRWATHGEPSQINAHPHTDSKGIVAVVHNGIIENYGELRQELKHLGHVFHSMTDTEVLPNLLAESRKQGKSNREAFLDLFSKVEGKWAIAVVFDNEPERVYFAQDGAPLLIGKGKEEYYLASDISPLTRNCREVYFINSKEWGYFTKTECKIFGFDDVEKPLEFKKQEIKFEDVDKGGYPHFMIKEIHEQPGIFRRIIQSRISDNGEIQFPETAISRDVLSRVNRIIIQAAGTSYYSGMLGKHYLENFAKIQTDTETSSEFRYRNPVVEGDTLIIGISQSGETADTLASILEAKAKFIKVVSLVNNVNSTIARESDSYIRTDAGPEIGVASTKAFTAQVINLLLFSLYVARLKWIISEEELRVLLDEIRLLPGKMDQILAKAPLLESWAADFTKTKDFVFLGRTYNHPVALEGALKLKEVSYIHASGYAGGEFKHGPIALITNEVPVVCIATKSEIYSKMLSNIQEIKARNGIIISIATEGDREARELSDYCFEVPDCPEILSPILNVLPLQLLAYYSAVARGCPPDQPRNLAKSVTVE; from the coding sequence ATGTGTGGAATCGTAGGATACGCCGGTGATAAAAATGTAGAGTCCGTTTTGGTAGTGGGACTCATCAGCTTGGAATACCGGGGATACGATTCTGCTGGAATTGCAGTCTTGGATAAAGGCGAAATCCAAGTTCGGAAGCAAAAAGGTAAAATTAAGGACTTGGAAAATTACCTGAAAGAGCATCCGGTCCGTGGAAACGTGGGTATCGGCCACACTCGCTGGGCGACTCACGGCGAACCGAGCCAAATTAATGCCCATCCTCATACCGATTCTAAGGGAATCGTAGCCGTCGTCCATAATGGAATTATAGAAAATTACGGAGAACTTCGCCAGGAACTAAAACACTTGGGTCATGTTTTTCACAGCATGACGGATACGGAAGTACTGCCGAATCTTTTGGCCGAGAGTCGAAAGCAAGGAAAATCGAATAGGGAAGCTTTCTTAGACCTTTTTTCTAAAGTCGAAGGTAAATGGGCCATTGCGGTGGTATTCGATAACGAACCCGAACGCGTTTATTTCGCTCAAGACGGAGCTCCTTTATTGATAGGAAAGGGAAAAGAAGAGTATTACCTTGCCTCCGACATTTCCCCTTTAACCCGCAATTGCCGGGAAGTTTACTTTATTAATTCGAAAGAATGGGGATACTTTACAAAAACCGAATGTAAAATTTTCGGATTCGACGATGTGGAAAAACCGCTCGAATTTAAGAAGCAAGAGATTAAATTCGAGGACGTGGATAAAGGCGGATACCCGCATTTTATGATTAAGGAAATCCACGAGCAGCCCGGAATTTTCAGAAGGATCATCCAGTCTAGAATTTCGGATAACGGAGAAATACAATTTCCGGAAACCGCGATTTCAAGAGACGTACTTTCACGGGTTAATCGAATTATCATTCAAGCAGCGGGAACAAGTTATTATTCCGGTATGCTCGGAAAACATTATCTTGAAAATTTTGCAAAAATTCAAACCGATACGGAAACATCCTCCGAATTTCGGTACCGAAATCCGGTAGTGGAAGGCGATACACTAATTATCGGAATTTCTCAATCGGGCGAAACTGCCGATACTCTCGCTTCGATTTTAGAAGCGAAGGCAAAGTTCATTAAAGTCGTTTCTCTCGTAAATAACGTAAATTCGACGATAGCCAGGGAATCCGATTCTTATATTAGAACCGACGCAGGACCCGAAATCGGAGTCGCAAGTACGAAAGCGTTCACAGCTCAAGTGATCAATCTTCTGTTATTTTCCCTATACGTCGCGAGATTGAAATGGATTATTTCCGAAGAAGAGCTCCGAGTTCTACTGGACGAAATTCGACTTTTACCCGGAAAAATGGATCAGATTCTTGCCAAGGCTCCTTTGCTAGAATCTTGGGCGGCGGATTTCACTAAGACCAAGGATTTTGTTTTTCTTGGACGAACTTACAATCATCCGGTTGCTCTCGAAGGCGCTTTGAAATTAAAGGAAGTATCTTATATTCACGCTTCAGGTTACGCAGGCGGTGAATTTAAGCACGGACCGATCGCATTGATTACCAACGAAGTTCCGGTGGTTTGTATTGCGACTAAATCGGAGATTTATTCCAAAATGCTTTCGAACATTCAGGAAATCAAAGCTCGAAACGGAATTATTATTTCGATCGCAACGGAAGGCGACAGAGAAGCTAGGGAACTTTCCGACTACTGTTTTGAAGTGCCGGATTGCCCCGAAATTTTAAGCCCCATTCTGAACGTTTTGCCGCTTCAACTTCTGGCTTATTATTCGGCGGTCGCGAGAGGCTGTCCACCGGATCAACCGCGAAACTTGGCCAAATCCGTAACCGTGGAGTAA
- a CDS encoding carboxyl transferase domain-containing protein yields MEVLESQIRTSSSEYKENYEDLSKRVEATRRLLEKVRKGGGDKAIQRHKSRGKLTARERVEGLLDPNTPFLEFSGLAGQEVYADEVPAAGIITGIGRICGTPCVIVANDATVKGGTYYPMTVKKHIRAQEIARENRLPCIYLVDSGGAFLPMQDEVFPDKEHFGRIFYNQANLSREGIPQISIVMGSCTAGGAYIPAMSDESVIVRGNGTIFLGGPPLVKAATGEIVTPEELGGADVHCRISGVTDHLAENDIHALEIARHIVSTLGSAGNSSIRSISYEEPLYPAEEIYGIIQKDIRKPYDVREVIARIVDGSRFQEFKKNYGTTIVTGFANIYGKLVGIIANNGVLFSESSLKAAHFIELCNQRDIPLIFLQNITGFMVGKKYENSGIAKDGAKMVNAVSTSVVPKYTVVIGGSYGAGNYGMCGRAFGPRFLWMWPNARISVMGGEQASNVLLTVKLDQLEKEGKTLSEAERELFRKPILEDYENRSSYLYSTARLWDDGVLDPARTRESLGLALYSDLSVRGQKPSYAIFRM; encoded by the coding sequence ATGGAAGTTTTAGAATCGCAAATTCGTACATCTTCGTCCGAATATAAAGAAAATTACGAGGATCTATCGAAGAGAGTCGAAGCGACTCGTCGGCTCCTGGAAAAAGTTAGGAAGGGTGGTGGCGATAAAGCGATTCAACGTCATAAAAGCCGCGGGAAGTTAACCGCACGTGAACGAGTGGAGGGCTTGCTCGATCCGAACACTCCTTTCTTGGAATTCTCGGGTTTGGCCGGACAAGAAGTCTATGCGGATGAAGTTCCCGCCGCAGGTATCATTACGGGAATCGGTAGAATTTGCGGAACACCTTGCGTGATCGTCGCCAACGACGCCACGGTAAAAGGAGGGACTTATTATCCCATGACCGTGAAAAAGCATATTCGCGCACAGGAGATCGCTCGAGAAAATCGTCTTCCTTGTATATATCTGGTCGATTCCGGCGGTGCGTTTCTTCCGATGCAAGACGAAGTTTTTCCGGACAAGGAGCATTTCGGAAGAATCTTTTATAACCAAGCAAATTTATCGCGGGAGGGAATTCCCCAGATCTCTATCGTAATGGGAAGTTGCACGGCCGGCGGCGCGTACATTCCGGCGATGTCGGACGAGTCCGTAATAGTACGCGGAAACGGAACCATTTTCTTGGGCGGTCCTCCTCTCGTTAAGGCAGCAACGGGAGAAATCGTGACTCCGGAAGAGTTGGGAGGCGCGGACGTCCATTGCAGAATCTCCGGTGTAACGGATCATTTAGCGGAAAACGATATTCATGCCCTCGAAATTGCGAGGCATATCGTATCCACGTTAGGTTCTGCGGGAAATTCGTCGATCCGATCCATTTCCTACGAAGAGCCTTTATATCCTGCCGAAGAAATTTACGGCATTATTCAAAAAGATATTCGCAAGCCCTACGATGTGAGAGAGGTAATCGCTCGGATTGTAGACGGTTCTCGATTTCAAGAATTTAAAAAGAATTATGGAACGACTATCGTTACGGGATTTGCAAACATTTATGGAAAGTTAGTCGGTATCATCGCAAACAATGGAGTCCTTTTTTCGGAAAGTTCTCTTAAAGCGGCTCATTTTATAGAGCTTTGCAATCAGAGAGATATTCCTTTGATCTTTTTGCAGAATATTACCGGATTTATGGTCGGGAAGAAATATGAAAATTCCGGGATCGCAAAAGACGGAGCGAAGATGGTAAACGCGGTTTCCACTTCGGTAGTACCGAAATACACCGTTGTAATCGGAGGTTCTTACGGCGCCGGTAATTACGGAATGTGCGGGAGAGCCTTCGGTCCTAGATTTCTTTGGATGTGGCCCAATGCGCGTATTTCCGTTATGGGTGGCGAGCAGGCCTCGAACGTTTTGCTTACCGTAAAATTGGATCAATTGGAAAAAGAAGGAAAGACCTTGTCCGAAGCTGAAAGGGAACTTTTCCGAAAGCCGATTTTGGAAGATTACGAAAATCGCTCCTCCTATTTATACTCGACTGCAAGACTCTGGGATGACGGGGTTTTAGATCCTGCTAGAACTCGTGAATCGTTGGGCTTAGCATTGTATTCCGATCTTTCCGTGAGAGGACAGAAACCGTCCTACGCGATCTTTCGAATGTAA